Within the Myxococcaceae bacterium JPH2 genome, the region CTCCAGGACGCGGAGCGCGGCCTCGTAAAATGTCATCGAGTATTCCCCAAGAATTCCGAACGGTTACAAAAATGTAGGTCCGTATAGGTGGCGGATGCTAGCCACCGCTAAACTGGCTTGTCAACGAACGTAAGATGACCCGCATACGCATCGGACAGCGCTGGAAGCGCGAACCCTCAGCCCCCCCGTTGGATTCCATCGCCCTGGAACTCGACGGGGTGAACCTGCTTTCCGGAGCAGTGGAGGAGCCCTTGGCAGAGGTCGTCCCCGCCCTGGCGGAGGCCGTCGCGGCGCTCCACGGTGGGACTCGGAGGCTGGCCCAGGTCTCACTCCCAGAGGCACACCTGGAGCTGGTGCTGCGCCGGGTGGGAACGGAAATCGAGCTGTCGGTGGCCAGCCTCGCCCGACCGGCCCGGCTGCTGCGGCCCCCGGTTCGCGTGGAAACGGAGGAGCTGGCGAGCGCGGTGCGGATGGCCAGCCAGCGCTTCCTGGCGGACGTGTCGGTGGTCGCGCCCCGAGCCCTGGCGCCGGCCGTGGCCCGCAAGCTCGCTGACTCCCTCAAGCAGCTGGGCAAGGCCTCGCCTGCTCCGTCGGAGGGCGCGTCCCGGCCCGAGCCTCGCCGCGTGGAGCCGCCTGGGGCGCCCGGATTCGGCTTCGAGCTGCGTGAGCCTCCCCTCCCCGCCACCCGTGCCACACGAGGCCCTCACGGCGCGCTGGCGCCCCTCCTGGGCCCTGGCGAAGTGTGGCTGGCGGTTCCGGGACGCCCCCAGGCCTGGCGCGCCCAGGGACCGCCGTTCCTCACGGTCCTGGAGCTGTCCCGGCAGGCGGCCGAGCTGGCAAGGGCGGTGGAGCTGGGCGAGCCTCGCCACGCGCTGGAGCTGGGCGGCTCGCGGCCCGCGCTCTCGCTCGACCTCCGGGGCGGAAAGGCCCGGCTTGGGCCCACGGGCGCGCCCTTCGCGCTGGACGCCCGCGAGCTGGTGGCGGCCATGTTCCATCTGGGCGAGGCGCTCGTGCTCGCGTTCGCCGAGGAGGACCGGGCGCAGGTGAACAACCCGTACCTCGTGGAGTTGGCCGAGCGGTGTCGCGAAGGCCTGTCCCACTTGAGGGACCCGGCGAAGCCTCCCGAGTCGGAGGGGGCCGCGCGCGAGCCTCGCAGCGCCCCAGGCCGAGGTGAGTCCAAGCCCCTCAAGGTCCCTGGACGCCTGCGGCGCCTGCGGTTCGAGAAGCTGTGGGAGCAGCGCGGACTGGAGGACGCGGAGGAGGCCCGCTTGTTGTCGGGTCGCCATGGCCCCGTCTATTGCGCGCCCCGACTGGCCTGCGCGTTCTCCCGCCGGGATGGCGCGCTGCTGTGGCGGCGGGCCGCGTCCCTGGGCGTGGCGGCCGCGGCGGACGGGCACGCGGTGGCGGCGGACACGGCGCGCGTCTATGGCTTCACGGGCCGAGGCGCCGGCGCGCGCTGGCTGCACGACCATGACGGCATCCCGCTCGGCCCCCTCCTGCTGCGCAAGGATCGGCTGCTGCTGACGCTGTCCGAGGAGCGCACGGTGGTGGCCTTCGCCGAGGCCACCGGGCGCGAGATGTGGCGACTGGCCCCTCCGCGCGCGCAGCGCAGCTGGCTCACGCCGCAGGGGCACCGGGCGCTGCTCGCCACCGACTCAGGCTATCTCTACGGCCTCGATCTCGCGGACGGTCAGGTGCGCTACCGGCTGCGCGCGCCCCTCCCCTTCCACGGTGCACCGGTGCCCTGGGGACGGCGGGCGCTGGCCATGCTCGGACGTGGCTCACACTGGGCGGTGCTGCTCGCGGACGCGCACACGGGCCAGGCGGTGTGGACCCACGAGCTGGACCTCACCCATCCCTCGCCGCCGCTGCCGCTCGGGGCTCGCGTGTACCTGGCGGGAGAGCGGGACCGGGAGGGGCTGCTGGTGTGCCTGGACGCTCGCGGCAAGAAGCTCTGGGAGCGCGCGCTGCACCTGGGGCCAGGGCCCTTCGCGCTGGCTCCGCTCCAACGCGCCGTCATCGTGACGAGCGCCTCGGGCGCGGCCGCTCGCGTGACGGCCTCTGGACAGGTGGACTGGCGCGTAGGCGCCACCGGCGAGCCCCTGCTCGCGGCCCTCCCTGCTCGAACGGCGCGGGGCGTGACCCTGCTTCCGGGGGAGCACGTGCGCGCGGTGGAGCCACGCGGTGGACAGGTGCTCGCGGAGGTCCGCGCGGGCGAGGGGCTCGTCGCGCTCCAGGCCGACGTGCACCTCAACCTCTACTTCCTCGACGAGGCTGGCACGCTGTCCGCGTACCAGCTCGGGTCGCACTTCACCGTCGTGGAGTGAGTCGCACTCAGTTCTGCTTGGCCGCCTTGGCCGGGTCGATCTCCTCCTCGGGGCGCTCCTCCTGGGTGGCGCCCTCCCACTTCTCGCCCGCGCCGAGCTTCCAGTCGGACGGCACATCCAGCTTCCACACGTAGCTGGCGGCCGCGTCGCCGCCCGTGGAGGCGTGCGACGAGACGTGGATGGTCATCTCGATCTTCGCCACCTCGGCCGGCATCAGGTCCAGGTCGTAGTGGCCCAGGAGCATCTGCGGCGGGAACTCGGCGATGAAGCGCTCGGGGTAGTCGATCTTCATCGAGGGATCCGCGCCGCGCATCTCCCCCAGCAACTTGCCCTTCGCGTCGGTGAGCTTCCAGACCGTGTCGAAGGAGGCGCTGGTGACCATCTTCTTCACCTTGCCCTCGTCCTTCACCGAGCGCTGCGCACCCCAGAGCGCCAGCTGGAGCCGGATCTGCGGCTTGCCCAGCACCATCACCACATCCGAGCTGACGACATCCAGGCGCATGCCCCGGTCCGTCGCGGTCCACACCGGCTGGTAGCGGCCCTCGCGCAGCAGGTCGAACACCTTGCGCGTGTAGTCGTAGAACGCCTTGCGGTCCCCCGCGCGGTCGTCCTTCTTCTCCTTGCCGCCCTCGGCGGAGCGCTTCTCCAGCTCCGCCAGGTACGCGTCGAACTGCTTGTTGCCGCCGTAGCGCGTGAGGTGCTCGTCCACCTGCTCGAAGTAGGCCTTGAAGAAGGGCTTCACCTCCTCGCGGTACTTGGCTTCATCCGGGTTGGCGCGCATCCAGCCCACCCGCTCCAGGTACTCCGTCTGGATGCGCTGGAAGTCCGCATCCCGCTGCGCCTCCTTCGCCTTGGCGCTCGCGCTCCGGTACGACATCACGGCCGCGAGCAGCACTCCTGCGACGAGAACGAGAACTCCGAAGTAGCGCTTCAAGCGGCAGTCTCCTATGCGTTCGGGCGGGCAGTGATATGAGATTCCATCACTGTGATCCAGGTCGGGGGAACACACCTGTTGTCCGTGCCGCTCCCCTTGGAAGAGGGAGAGCTGCTCGGCAATCCCCAAGTGGCGTGGGAAGCCCATGGAGAACCGTCGGACGGCAAAGCGGTGGTGTTGCTGCACGACCTCTCGCATTCGCACCAGGCGCTAGGCCCCGTGGAGGCCGGCGCGTACCAGGCCTCGGGCTGGGCGCGGGAGTTCATTGGACCGGGCAAGGTGCTGGATCCGGCCGAGACGCCGCTGCTCGTGCTCAACCTGCTCGGGAGCCCCTTCGGCTCGACGTCGCCCGTGACGGTGGATGGCGCGACGGGCGAGCGACTGGGGCCCGCGATGCCGGGGCTCACGGTGCTGGACATGGCGCGAGCGGTGTCAGCGGGGCTGCGTGCGCACGGGCTCCAGCACGTTCGCGCGCTCGTGGGCGTGGGGTTGGGCGGGATGGTGGCGCTGCGGCTCGCGGCCCTGTTCCCTGAGCTTGCGGGCGCCGTCGTCGCCATTGGCGCGGGCCGCTCCCTGCCCGAGGGCCTGCGCGAGAAGCTGGGCCTCACGGCGCAAGTGTTGCGGATGGATCCCGACTTCCATGGCGGCTGGTACGAGCCGGGGAATGGGCCGCGCAAGACGATGCGCAAGCTGCGCCTGGACTTCCTCAAGCTCGTCCATGGACGTGATTCCCTGCGCCAGCGCCATCCGGAGCGAGACTCGGCCCAAGCGGCCTTGGAGGCGGAGGCGGAGTCCTTCGCGGAGACGTTCGATCCGCTGGCCTGGGCGCTGCTGTGCTCGGCCTATGCGGGGTGCGATCTCGCGGACTGCCTGCCGCGCATCCGCTCACGCGTGCTGCTGCTGGCGGCCGCCACGGATGCGCTGGCACCCGCCGCCCGAGTCCGAGACACGTACCACCTGCTGAGCGCCGCGGGCGCACCCGCGCGCTTCCACGAACTGCAGGATGTAGCGGATCACGGCACGCTGCTGGCGGACCCTCGGCCACTGCGAGGGCCCCTCCACGACTTCCTCCGGCGCCGGTGAGCTAGTCGCGCTCCTGCGCCTGCGCCGCGAGCCGGGCTCGGAGCGCGCCCACCAGCATCCCGATGGCGATGTCGTTGTTGCCGCCGTGCGGGATGATGATGTCCGCGTGGTGCTTGGACGGCTCGACGAAGCCCATGTGCATGGGGCGCACGTGGCGCAGGTACTGGGCCACCACGTGGTCGAAGTCGCGGCCGCGGTCCTTGATGTCGCGCGTGAGGCGCCGGAGGATCCGCAGGTCGTCGTCCGCGTCCACGTAGATCTTCACGTCCATCTCGTCGCGCACTTCCTTCATGTGCAGGACGAGGATGCCCTCGATGAGGATGATGTCGCCCGGATCCAACCGCTGGGTGTGCGGCTGACGCGAGGACGTGACGAAGTCGTAGACGGGCTTCTGCACCGCGCGGCCCGCCTTCAGCTCACGCAGATGACTGACGAGCAGGTCCGTGTCGAAGGCGTCGGGGTGATCGAAGTTCACCTCCCGCCGATCCGCCAGGGAGATGTCCTTGAGGTCCCGGTAGTACGAGTCCTGGTCGATGAAGGCGACCCGGCAGTCCGCGAGTGCCTCGCGGACCTTGCGGGCGACCGTCGTCTTGCCTGACGCGGTACCACCCGCGATGCCAACGACGAGAGGTGACGACATGGCGGCCGCACCTATCCCACCCGACGGGCTGGCGCAAGACTCCGTCGAAAATCGGACAGGTTCCTATCCCGGTCCCCACCGGACGAGGCCACGCGCCCGGGCCTCCGCGAGCACCGCCGGGGACAGCTCCGCTGGCGCCTTGGGGGACTCGGCCAACGCGCGCAGAAGGGCCACCAGCTCCGAGGAGACCGGCACGATTTCGTGACGTCGCCCATGACGGTGGATGGCGAAGTGCCAGGGCCCCGGACCGGGCCGAGCCGCCACCTGCTGGAGTCCCTCCAAGCCTGAGAGTTCCACCTCTCCGCCGGCCCACGCACGCCCGGTGAGGTGGCGTCGCAAGGCCCGCGCGGCAAAGACGCACTCCGTCAGGTCTACCGGGAAGGCCCCCAACCGCACCTCCTCGGCGAGTCCCACCTGTCCGGGCCCTGGCGTCGAAGCGGGCCACAGGAAGGCATTGGGCAGGAGCGTCTCCAGGGCGACCACGGAGGCAAGCGCCTCACCGGGGGCCTGGAGCAAATGGCGCCGCGCCCACGACGCGAACACCTGCCCCAGTGAGCGCCCCAGGCCATCGAACATCGAGCGGTACTCGCGCGAGGACGTGAAGCCTCGGAGCGCCTCGGGCGTCGGCGCGAGCAGAAGCCGCGTGAGGGGCCACGTCTGGTCGAGCTGCTCGGCCACCACCGCCAGGCGGAAGTCGCGGTCCGCGCGAACGCCCTCGGCGTCCTCGGATGCCTCCACGGGAGTGACGCCGTGGCCCGCGTCGAACAGCTCCCACGGCTTGCTCTCGCCCGTGAGCACGGGCACCGGCGCGCGCACCGCGGGCCAGGAGAGCGGCTCACGGGCACCCGCGGGGACCATGCGCCTCAGCCGGCGAAGCTCCAAGAGCGCCACTTCGGGAGGATGGCCATCGCCCTCGAAGGTCACCGCGCGCAGACGCGAGCAGCGCGGCAGGAGGGTCTCCAGGAGTTGGAACAGCTCCTCGCGCACGGGCTGGGTGTGATCATCCACGTAGAACCGGCGCGAACCGCGACGCGTCACCACGCCGCCCGCGATGTGGATCTCCACGACCTTGTCCAACGGGAACCCATCCAGCCCAGCGTCCAGCGGCAGCCCCGCGGAGAGCTGGTGGCTCAGCAGGTGCCCCAGGTCGAGCAGCAGCGGCAGCCCCGTGCGCGCATGGAGCTTCGCCATGAAGTCCAGCACGTGCCAGCTCCCGCGCCGCGCGAGCACCGCTGGATTCTCCAGCACGAGGGGCACGTCGAGATGCGACTGCACGTGGAGCGCATGGGCCGCGCAATCACGCAGCCCTTCCTCGGTGAACGGCGGAGTGAAGTAGAGGTAGCCCGGGAAGGGCTCGCCTTCCTCGTGCCACCAGCCCACGTCGTTGCCCACCCAGGGACTCTTCACGGCGCGGGCATGCTCGGCCAGCGCGGTCAGCGCCGAGGTAGGCTCGAGGCTCGGCCCCCACAGGTTGAGGTGGACCGGATGGAAGAGGACGGGCACGTCCGACAGCCGCCGCCACATCTCGGGGAAGAGCGTGGCCTGCGCGCGGGCCTCCTCCAGGGAGAGCGGCGCGCTGTACTCCACGAAGTCGAACAGGCCGGGCGACGCATCCCACAGCCGATAGGGCTGCGGCACGTCCGAGGCGCTCAGGTTGCTGCTCAGCCCCAGCCCAAGCCAGGGCAGCGACCAGGTGTCGGCGGCGGGTGTCATGTCCGCTCCCTATAGACCCAGCCGCTCCGGCCCGCAGCATCTGGATGTTCTCTTCGGAACGATGACCAGCGAGCCGAACGGGCCCCCGGCGCCCCGACGGGAACCTTTCTCGCGCCGCATTGTCGAAGGACTCCGCGAACCCAGGACAGGAGCGAGCGTCGATGAAGCGAGCCGCAATGGCTGGCAGCGGTGGAGTCGTGTGCGCACTCGTCGCGGCGAGCACGCTGATGGTCCTCGCCTGCGCTCAGCGCAGTCCGCCGGAGCCCACGCCGCCCCCCGCGACAGCCGCACCCCATGAGCCCTCGAAGCTGGAGGCACTGCTCGCATCGAAACAGGCGCCTGGGCGTGTGGACATGAATCCCGTCGCCGAGCCTTCCGCGACGCCCGCCGCGCCCGTGGTCACGGAAGCAATGGTCCGGCGTGCCTTCAGCGCGGGACATGGCGTGGGCGTGGAGGGCCGAGGCATGGGACTCGGGATGATAGGCAAAGGCGCGGGAGGCGCGGGCCTCAGCTCCGGTTCGTTCCGAGGCGGCGACATCAATGGGGTTCTCGGGGGCAAGCCGAACCCGGACGCCCCGAGACCACGCGTCGTGACAACGGATCCACCCGACACCGCGCCTTCAAGAATCCACGGCTACGTCGAGACGACGAGCGATGCCCTGTCCACCTTCGCGGTGGACGTCGACACCGCGTCCTACACACTCGCCCGCCGACAGGTGAACGAAGGCGCCCTGCCC harbors:
- a CDS encoding DUF692 family protein → MTPAADTWSLPWLGLGLSSNLSASDVPQPYRLWDASPGLFDFVEYSAPLSLEEARAQATLFPEMWRRLSDVPVLFHPVHLNLWGPSLEPTSALTALAEHARAVKSPWVGNDVGWWHEEGEPFPGYLYFTPPFTEEGLRDCAAHALHVQSHLDVPLVLENPAVLARRGSWHVLDFMAKLHARTGLPLLLDLGHLLSHQLSAGLPLDAGLDGFPLDKVVEIHIAGGVVTRRGSRRFYVDDHTQPVREELFQLLETLLPRCSRLRAVTFEGDGHPPEVALLELRRLRRMVPAGAREPLSWPAVRAPVPVLTGESKPWELFDAGHGVTPVEASEDAEGVRADRDFRLAVVAEQLDQTWPLTRLLLAPTPEALRGFTSSREYRSMFDGLGRSLGQVFASWARRHLLQAPGEALASVVALETLLPNAFLWPASTPGPGQVGLAEEVRLGAFPVDLTECVFAARALRRHLTGRAWAGGEVELSGLEGLQQVAARPGPGPWHFAIHRHGRRHEIVPVSSELVALLRALAESPKAPAELSPAVLAEARARGLVRWGPG
- a CDS encoding PQQ-binding-like beta-propeller repeat protein produces the protein MTRIRIGQRWKREPSAPPLDSIALELDGVNLLSGAVEEPLAEVVPALAEAVAALHGGTRRLAQVSLPEAHLELVLRRVGTEIELSVASLARPARLLRPPVRVETEELASAVRMASQRFLADVSVVAPRALAPAVARKLADSLKQLGKASPAPSEGASRPEPRRVEPPGAPGFGFELREPPLPATRATRGPHGALAPLLGPGEVWLAVPGRPQAWRAQGPPFLTVLELSRQAAELARAVELGEPRHALELGGSRPALSLDLRGGKARLGPTGAPFALDARELVAAMFHLGEALVLAFAEEDRAQVNNPYLVELAERCREGLSHLRDPAKPPESEGAAREPRSAPGRGESKPLKVPGRLRRLRFEKLWEQRGLEDAEEARLLSGRHGPVYCAPRLACAFSRRDGALLWRRAASLGVAAAADGHAVAADTARVYGFTGRGAGARWLHDHDGIPLGPLLLRKDRLLLTLSEERTVVAFAEATGREMWRLAPPRAQRSWLTPQGHRALLATDSGYLYGLDLADGQVRYRLRAPLPFHGAPVPWGRRALAMLGRGSHWAVLLADAHTGQAVWTHELDLTHPSPPLPLGARVYLAGERDREGLLVCLDARGKKLWERALHLGPGPFALAPLQRAVIVTSASGAAARVTASGQVDWRVGATGEPLLAALPARTARGVTLLPGEHVRAVEPRGGQVLAEVRAGEGLVALQADVHLNLYFLDEAGTLSAYQLGSHFTVVE
- the udk gene encoding uridine kinase: MSSPLVVGIAGGTASGKTTVARKVREALADCRVAFIDQDSYYRDLKDISLADRREVNFDHPDAFDTDLLVSHLRELKAGRAVQKPVYDFVTSSRQPHTQRLDPGDIILIEGILVLHMKEVRDEMDVKIYVDADDDLRILRRLTRDIKDRGRDFDHVVAQYLRHVRPMHMGFVEPSKHHADIIIPHGGNNDIAIGMLVGALRARLAAQAQERD
- a CDS encoding alpha/beta fold hydrolase; translation: MIQVGGTHLLSVPLPLEEGELLGNPQVAWEAHGEPSDGKAVVLLHDLSHSHQALGPVEAGAYQASGWAREFIGPGKVLDPAETPLLVLNLLGSPFGSTSPVTVDGATGERLGPAMPGLTVLDMARAVSAGLRAHGLQHVRALVGVGLGGMVALRLAALFPELAGAVVAIGAGRSLPEGLREKLGLTAQVLRMDPDFHGGWYEPGNGPRKTMRKLRLDFLKLVHGRDSLRQRHPERDSAQAALEAEAESFAETFDPLAWALLCSAYAGCDLADCLPRIRSRVLLLAAATDALAPAARVRDTYHLLSAAGAPARFHELQDVADHGTLLADPRPLRGPLHDFLRRR